A region from the Branchiostoma floridae strain S238N-H82 chromosome 9, Bfl_VNyyK, whole genome shotgun sequence genome encodes:
- the LOC118422599 gene encoding uncharacterized protein LOC118422599 codes for MHVPKPRKSSAEAAPSTVRKKARVMEEVRDRVSGGDPGVLLREELRRVPRDELRSMLHQLKFDQVVIPSGHQLEAKVKIGLNYNQLGKLRSWLKMYNISMESERLTRRAARERLTAYDMHAETLPFCVKGAKKDGSDPTKVQLLPCAYISPVGAAIFDYLEKCQESECLTWHGGKIPQDEIWVKVGGDHGGGSFKLTFQLLNRDHPNSRQNTVVFSIFEAKDSRENLMLAIGRYAQELGDLQGSKWRAKDGKEHTMRVFGTGDYAFLCLWYGLSGASAVHPCLWCDITKMEMNNPESEDRRLSIPPRTLATLQQHYRDFMEQANGKLSLAKKHHNVIAPVMFALPVDQVIIPGLHISLGLYLRAFKLMETDMHELDLKLQSYLCGVLHEGEVSKEALLADVHLGKFRCYVQAIEQARGLDDEADRVEEELHDQENELAWLACCNGTTEKLDEAVFAEACSMVEELVRQKDSLRSKAEEMRLKASIKKGDGPLTSQLDDLLQTLRVKRQAFHSNSFNGNHVNRMLQDDAIDELTGMVERTVTKIMDKFPDLPLSLVPRATSTAGTYKELFSRFARCHKLYSHGGPMEETAVCELDKAIKDFMSFYRSNVPNGTVPIKMHMLEDHVVPCIRRWGFGLGFMAEQGVEHVHALFNSLARPTCTIPDPVARLKSTLTSHLIGVCPTNTIG; via the exons ATGCATGTCCCCAAGCCCAGAAAGTCCTCAGCAGAGGCAGCCCCTTCTACCGTTCGAAAGAAGGCTAGGGTTATGGAGGAGGTGAGAGACAGGGTGAGTGGTGGGGATCCTGGAGTGCTGCTCCGGGAGGAACTGCGGAGGGTGCCACGGGACGAGCTGAGGAGCATGCTGCACCAGCTGAAGTTCGATCAAGTTGTCATCCCTTCTGGTCACCAGCTGGAGGCAAAAGTAAAGATAGGACTCAACTACAATCAACTTGGGAAACTCAGAAG CTGGCTTAAGATGTACAACATCTCAATGGAGAGTGAGCGACTGACGAGAAGGGCCGCCAGGGAGCGCCTTACTGCATATGACATGCACGCAGAAACCCTACCTTTCTGTGTTAAGGGAGCGAAGAAAGATGGGTCGGACCCCACGAAGGTGCAACTGCTTCCGTGTGCGTACATCTCCCCAGTCGGCGCTGCCATCTTTGACTACCTGGAGAAGTGTCAGGAGTCAGA GTGCCTTACATGGCATGGGGGGAAAATCCCCCAAGATGAGATCTGGGTAAAGGTCGGGGGAGACCACGGGGGAGGCTCCTTCAAACTGACCTTCCAGCTGCTCAACAGGGACCATCCAAACTCTCGGCAGAACACCGTTGTGTTCAGCATTTTTGAGGCAAAGGACAGCCGGGAAAATCTGATGCTTGCCATCGGCCGTTATGCCCAGGAACTGGGCGATCTGCAAGGGTCAAAGTGGAG GGCCAAGGATGGCAAGGAGCACACGATGCGTGTGTTTGGCACAGGAGACTATGCCTTCCTGTGCCTTTGGTATGGGCTGTCCGGAGCAAGTG CTGTCCACCCATGCCTGTGGTGTGACATCACCAAAATGGAAATGAACAACCCGGAGTCAGAAGATCGGAGGCTAAGCATCCCACCAAGAACCTTGGCAACCCTGCAGCAGCACTACCGTGACTTCATGGAGCAGGCTAATGGCAAGTTGTCATTAGCCAAAAAACATCACAATGTCATCGCCCCCGTGATGTTCGCATTGCCAGTAGACCAG GTCATCATACCTGGTCTACATATAAGCTTGGGGCTATACCTTCGTGCCTTCAAGCTAATGGAGACAGATATGCACGAGCTTGACCTAAAGCTGCAGTCGTACCTGTGTGGAGTGCTACACGAGGGGGAGGTGTCCAAGGAGGCCCTGCTGGCCGACGTCCACCTCGGAAAGTTCAGGTGCTACGTACAGGCCATCGAACAGGCCCGGGGTCTGGACGACGAGGCTGACCGCGTGGAGGAGGAGCTCCATGACCAGGAAAATGAGCTGGCTTGGCTCGCCTGCTGCAACGGAACAACAGAGAAGTTAGATGAAGCTGTCTTTGCAGAAGCTTGCTCCATGGTAGAGGAGCTTGTGCGTCAGAAAGATTCACTG AGGTCTAAGGCAGAAGAAATGCGACTGAAGGCGTCCATAAAGAAGGGGGATGGACCCTTAACGAGCCAACTGGATGACCTCCTACAGACCCTTCGTGTGAAGAGGCAGGCCTTCCACAGCAACTCCTTCAATGGAAACCACGTTAACAGAATGTTGCAG GATGATGCCATAGATGAACTAACAGGGATGGTGGAACGTACAGTGACCAAGATCATGGACAAGTTTCCAGATCTGCCGCTATCCCTTGTGCCCAGAGCGACGTCAACGGCGGGGACATACAAGGAGCTGTTCAGTCGTTTTGCAAGATGTCACAAGCTCTACTCCCATGGAGGCCCCATGGAGGAGACTGCAGTATGTGAGctag ACAAAGCCATCAAAGACTTCATGTCATTCTACAGAAGCAATGTCCCCAATGGCACCGTACCAATAAAGATGCACATGCTAGAAGATCATGTGGTTCCCTGCATCAGGAGGTGGGGGTTCGGGCTGGGGTTCATGGCAGAGCAGGGAGTTGAGCATGTCCATGCACTGTTCAACTCCCTGGCAAGACCCACCTGTACCATTCCCGACCCTGTGGCACGACTCAAGTCAACACTCACAAGCCATCTGATCGGGGTCTGCCCAACCAACACCATAGGCTAG